From Vulpes vulpes isolate BD-2025 chromosome 7, VulVul3, whole genome shotgun sequence, one genomic window encodes:
- the PRSS2 gene encoding trypsin-2: MNPLLILAFLGAAVATPTDDDDKIVGGYTCEENSVPYQVSLNSGYHFCGGSLISDQWVVSAAHCYKSRIQVRLGEYNIDVLEGNEQFINSAKVIRHPDYNSWLLDNDIMLIKLSSPAVLNARVATISLPKACAAPGTQCLISGWGNTLSSGTNYPELLQCLDAPILTQAQCETSYPGQITENMICAGFLEGGKDSCQGDSGGPVVCNGELQGIVSWGYGCAQKNKPGVYTKVCNFVDWIHSTIAANS; the protein is encoded by the exons ATGAATCCACTCCTGATCCTTGCTTTTCTTGGAGCTGCTG TTGCTACCCCCACAGACGACGATGACAAGATCGTCGGGGGCTACACCTGTGAGGAGAATTCCGTCCCCtaccaggtgtccctgaactcAGGCTACCACTTCTGCGGGGGCTCCCTCATCAGTGACCAGTGGGTGGTGTCTGCAGCTCACTGCTACAAGTC CCGCATCCAAGTGAGACTTGGAGAGTACAACATCGATGTCCTGGAGGGGAATGAGCAGTTCATCAACTCCGCCAAGGTCATCCGCCATCCCGACTATAACAGCTGGCTCCTGGACAATGACATCATGCTCATCAAGCTCTCCTCACCTGCGGTCCTCAATGCCCGGGTGGCCACCATATCTCTGCCCAAGGCCTGCGCAGCCCCTGGCACCCAGTGCCTCATCTCCGGCTGGGGCAACACTCTGAGCTCTGGCA CCAACTACCCCGAGCTGCTGCAGTGCCTGGACGCCCCAATCCTGACTCAGGCCCAGTGCGAAACCTCCTACCCTGGCCAGATCACGGAGAACATGATTTGCGCCGGCTTCCTCGAGGGAGGCAAGGACTCCTGCCAG GGTGACTCTGGTGGCCCTGTGGTCTGCAATGGAGAGCTCCAGGGAATCGTCTCCTGGGGCTACGGCTGTGCCCAGAAGAACAAACCTGGAGTCTACACCAAGGTGTGCAACTTCGTAGACTGGATTCATTCGACCATAGCTGCCAACAGCtaa